A genomic window from Halogeometricum borinquense DSM 11551 includes:
- a CDS encoding PAS domain S-box protein gives MKRHTEQFVGALFRVLADEGHDEVQKRLLESYHSKASIDRDELAANMFSELVTVLHQHLDTRDEIDVLTTATRHLLNRFSTVIGVVPVAIVVVDAAGQVQLWNEGAERTFGWSESEILTQSYLETLSPPTDLAETVRGRLEAGERLDGVETRHQHQDGSILDVRLWAAPLSHRESGFGGAAFVVSDITEQKQREQRLAVLNRVLRHNIRNDVNVVQGHLDMLIDSLPENDEHADVIQRRLTNIIELSDAARYVEQLQSDGMRSFATLDLGALLRTRLDRLDSEYPNAEIHATMPESLRVAAHELLPYALDNILENALKHNDSGVPHVTVDVQTEDDDRRTIRIEDDGPGLPETEREVLTTRTETPLTHSAGMGLWLASWILRHSGGDLTVEDGQSGGTRVTIQLNAPPQ, from the coding sequence ATGAAGCGACATACAGAACAGTTCGTCGGTGCGCTGTTTCGAGTTCTCGCAGACGAGGGTCACGACGAGGTACAGAAGCGGCTTTTGGAGTCGTACCATTCGAAGGCGTCTATCGACCGAGACGAACTCGCAGCGAACATGTTCTCCGAACTCGTCACAGTTCTCCATCAACATCTCGACACCCGTGACGAAATCGACGTTCTCACGACTGCAACGCGGCATCTTCTCAATCGCTTCTCGACAGTCATCGGTGTTGTACCCGTGGCCATTGTTGTGGTCGATGCTGCCGGCCAAGTCCAGTTGTGGAACGAGGGTGCAGAGCGAACGTTCGGATGGTCGGAGTCGGAGATACTCACGCAGTCGTACTTGGAAACGCTTTCTCCACCGACGGACCTCGCGGAGACGGTTCGTGGCCGACTCGAAGCAGGTGAGCGACTCGATGGGGTCGAAACCCGGCACCAGCACCAAGACGGGTCGATACTCGACGTTCGGTTGTGGGCGGCACCGCTCAGTCACCGCGAGAGCGGGTTCGGCGGTGCGGCGTTCGTCGTCAGCGACATCACCGAACAGAAACAGCGCGAGCAACGCCTCGCCGTGCTCAACCGTGTGTTGCGGCACAATATCCGCAACGACGTGAACGTCGTGCAGGGGCACCTCGACATGCTGATCGACTCGCTTCCGGAGAACGACGAACACGCCGATGTGATACAGCGGCGACTCACGAACATCATCGAACTGAGCGACGCAGCACGGTACGTCGAGCAGTTACAGAGCGATGGAATGAGAAGTTTCGCAACGCTGGACCTCGGGGCACTCCTCCGTACTCGTCTCGACCGGTTGGATAGCGAGTATCCCAACGCCGAGATTCACGCAACGATGCCCGAGTCGCTGCGCGTCGCCGCACACGAACTCCTGCCGTACGCACTCGACAACATTCTCGAAAACGCGCTCAAGCACAACGATTCGGGTGTCCCGCACGTCACGGTCGATGTGCAGACCGAAGACGACGACCGTCGGACGATCCGTATCGAAGACGACGGTCCCGGACTCCCCGAGACCGAACGGGAGGTGCTGACGACGAGAACGGAGACGCCGTTGACACACAGCGCCGGGATGGGGTTGTGGCTGGCGAGTTGGATTCTCCGTCATTCCGGCGGTGACCTCACCGTCGAAGACGGTCAGTCCGGTGGCACGCGTGTGACGATTCAGTTGAACGCACCGCCCCAGTGA